From Coffea arabica cultivar ET-39 chromosome 2e, Coffea Arabica ET-39 HiFi, whole genome shotgun sequence, the proteins below share one genomic window:
- the LOC113729999 gene encoding uncharacterized protein isoform X4: MFAAVTKSERNGPVFRFFMDLGDAVSYVKRLNIPSGVVGACRLDLAYEHFKERPHLFQFVPNEKQVKEANKLLKMMPQNGGKKKVEGVPVFSAQNLDIAIATTDGIKWYTPYFFDKSTLDNILEESVDQHFHSLIQTRNMHRRREIVDDNLAAEVVEEMGDSMWEPPEVQEVIDEMGNPGIPLSVISKAAEIQLLHAVDKVFLGNRWLRKATGIQPKFPYIVDSFEKRSTASFLRASKSSNLIEDCNLGNSSMSLQCLDKSEDHMKDNISAEQEKKLDSQLPFHDWLALPWLKERQKLPTLEDKKEKIATESRRQQLQSSPLLPKITMVGISAGEAGQMNKATLKKTMEDLTKELERMDPSNQPGTVSNELKIEERDPLFVANIGDYVKAGSARLIRREAN, from the exons ATGTTTGCAGCCGTTACCAAGAGTGAAAGGAATGGCCCTGTGTTCCGCTTTTTCATGGACCTTGGAGATGCAG TTTCTTATGTTAAACGGCTGAATATTCCCAGTGGTGTCGTTGGTGCATGTCGCCTTGATTTAGCATATGAGCATTTCAAG GAAAGGCCGCACTTATTCCAATTTGTCCCAAATGAGAAACAG GTCAAGGAAGCAAATAAACTCCTTAAGATGATGCCACAAAATGGGGGAAAGAAAAAGGTTGAAGGAGTGCCTGTTTTCAGTGCTCAAAACTTAGATATTGCTATAGCCACTACTGATGGTATAAAATG GTACACACCATACTTCTTTGACAAAAGTACACTGGACAACATTCTTGAAGAATCTGTCGATCAGCATTTCCATTCATTGATCCAAACTCGGAACATGCACCGAAGACGGGAGATTGTTGATGACAACTTGGCGGCAGAAGTAGTTGAAGAGATGGGAGATAGCATGTGGGAGCCTCCAGAG GTTCAGGAAGTGATTGATGAAATGGGCAATCCTGGGATTCCTTTAAGTGTCATATCCAAGGCTGCTGAAATTCAGCTTCTTCATGCTGTCGACAAGGTTTTTCTCGGAAATAGATGGCTGCGGAAAGCAACTGGAATCCAACCAAAATTTCCTTATATAGTTGACTCATTTGAGAAAAG GAGTACCGCTTCTTTCTTGAGAGCAAGCAAATCTTCCAACCTCATTGAAGACTGTAATTTAGGAAACAGTAGCATGTCGCTTCAGTGCCTTGACAAGTCAGAGGATCATATGAAAGATAATATCTCTGCTGAGCAGGAAAAAAAGCTGGACTCTCAACTTCCATTCCATGATTGGTTGGCTCTTCCATGGTTGAAGGAACGGCAGAAGCTCCCAACATTAGAAGATAAAAA AGAGAAGATTGCCACTGAGTCTAGGAGACAACAACTACAGTCATCTCCTCTTCTTCCGAAGATTACTATGGTTGGTATCTCAGCAGGAGAGGCAGGGCAGATGAACAAGGCCACATTAAAAAAGACAATGGAGGATCTAACAAAAGAATTAGAAAGGATGGATCCGTCAAATCAGCCAGGAACTGTTAGTAACGAACTTAAAATCGAAGAGAGAGATCCTCTTTTTGTGGCAAATATTGGTGATTATGTAAAAGCTGGTTCAGCTAGATTGATTAGGAGAGAAGCCAACTAG
- the LOC113729999 gene encoding uncharacterized protein isoform X2: MRSYDPNHVISALLRHAYVVLVLNDFLYSIGLPSGLRRCLQPLPRVKGMALCSAFSWTLEMQVISSLIGWTYILSYLRVSYVKRLNIPSGVVGACRLDLAYEHFKERPHLFQFVPNEKQVKEANKLLKMMPQNGGKKKVEGVPVFSAQNLDIAIATTDGIKWYTPYFFDKSTLDNILEESVDQHFHSLIQTRNMHRRREIVDDNLAAEVVEEMGDSMWEPPEVQEVIDEMGNPGIPLSVISKAAEIQLLHAVDKVFLGNRWLRKATGIQPKFPYIVDSFEKRSTASFLRASKSSNLIEDCNLGNSSMSLQCLDKSEDHMKDNISAEQEKKLDSQLPFHDWLALPWLKERQKLPTLEDKKEKIATESRRQQLQSSPLLPKITMVGISAGEAGQMNKATLKKTMEDLTKELERMDPSNQPGTVSNELKIEERDPLFVANIGDYVKAGSARLIRREAN; encoded by the exons ATGAGAAGCTATGATCCAAACCATGTAATTTCTGCCTTGCTGAGACATGCCTATGTTGTCCTTGTTTTGAATGACTTTCTGTATTCCATAGGACTCCCCAGTGGCTTAAGAAGATGTTTGCAGCCGTTACCAAGAGTGAAAGGAATGGCCCTGTGTTCCGCTTTTTCATGGACCTTGGAGATGCAG GTCATATCCTCTTTGATTGGTTGGACTTATATCCTTTCCTATCTCAGAG TTTCTTATGTTAAACGGCTGAATATTCCCAGTGGTGTCGTTGGTGCATGTCGCCTTGATTTAGCATATGAGCATTTCAAG GAAAGGCCGCACTTATTCCAATTTGTCCCAAATGAGAAACAG GTCAAGGAAGCAAATAAACTCCTTAAGATGATGCCACAAAATGGGGGAAAGAAAAAGGTTGAAGGAGTGCCTGTTTTCAGTGCTCAAAACTTAGATATTGCTATAGCCACTACTGATGGTATAAAATG GTACACACCATACTTCTTTGACAAAAGTACACTGGACAACATTCTTGAAGAATCTGTCGATCAGCATTTCCATTCATTGATCCAAACTCGGAACATGCACCGAAGACGGGAGATTGTTGATGACAACTTGGCGGCAGAAGTAGTTGAAGAGATGGGAGATAGCATGTGGGAGCCTCCAGAG GTTCAGGAAGTGATTGATGAAATGGGCAATCCTGGGATTCCTTTAAGTGTCATATCCAAGGCTGCTGAAATTCAGCTTCTTCATGCTGTCGACAAGGTTTTTCTCGGAAATAGATGGCTGCGGAAAGCAACTGGAATCCAACCAAAATTTCCTTATATAGTTGACTCATTTGAGAAAAG GAGTACCGCTTCTTTCTTGAGAGCAAGCAAATCTTCCAACCTCATTGAAGACTGTAATTTAGGAAACAGTAGCATGTCGCTTCAGTGCCTTGACAAGTCAGAGGATCATATGAAAGATAATATCTCTGCTGAGCAGGAAAAAAAGCTGGACTCTCAACTTCCATTCCATGATTGGTTGGCTCTTCCATGGTTGAAGGAACGGCAGAAGCTCCCAACATTAGAAGATAAAAA AGAGAAGATTGCCACTGAGTCTAGGAGACAACAACTACAGTCATCTCCTCTTCTTCCGAAGATTACTATGGTTGGTATCTCAGCAGGAGAGGCAGGGCAGATGAACAAGGCCACATTAAAAAAGACAATGGAGGATCTAACAAAAGAATTAGAAAGGATGGATCCGTCAAATCAGCCAGGAACTGTTAGTAACGAACTTAAAATCGAAGAGAGAGATCCTCTTTTTGTGGCAAATATTGGTGATTATGTAAAAGCTGGTTCAGCTAGATTGATTAGGAGAGAAGCCAACTAG
- the LOC113729999 gene encoding uncharacterized protein isoform X3 translates to MRSYDPNHVISALLRHAYVVLVLNDFLYSIGLPSGLRRCLQPLPRVKGMALCSAFSWTLEMQERPHLFQFVPNEKQVKEANKLLKMMPQNGGKKKVEGVPVFSAQNLDIAIATTDGIKWYTPYFFDKSTLDNILEESVDQHFHSLIQTRNMHRRREIVDDNLAAEVVEEMGDSMWEPPEVQEVIDEMGNPGIPLSVISKAAEIQLLHAVDKVFLGNRWLRKATGIQPKFPYIVDSFEKRSTASFLRASKSSNLIEDCNLGNSSMSLQCLDKSEDHMKDNISAEQEKKLDSQLPFHDWLALPWLKERQKLPTLEDKKEKIATESRRQQLQSSPLLPKITMVGISAGEAGQMNKATLKKTMEDLTKELERMDPSNQPGTVSNELKIEERDPLFVANIGDYVKAGSARLIRREAN, encoded by the exons ATGAGAAGCTATGATCCAAACCATGTAATTTCTGCCTTGCTGAGACATGCCTATGTTGTCCTTGTTTTGAATGACTTTCTGTATTCCATAGGACTCCCCAGTGGCTTAAGAAGATGTTTGCAGCCGTTACCAAGAGTGAAAGGAATGGCCCTGTGTTCCGCTTTTTCATGGACCTTGGAGATGCAG GAAAGGCCGCACTTATTCCAATTTGTCCCAAATGAGAAACAG GTCAAGGAAGCAAATAAACTCCTTAAGATGATGCCACAAAATGGGGGAAAGAAAAAGGTTGAAGGAGTGCCTGTTTTCAGTGCTCAAAACTTAGATATTGCTATAGCCACTACTGATGGTATAAAATG GTACACACCATACTTCTTTGACAAAAGTACACTGGACAACATTCTTGAAGAATCTGTCGATCAGCATTTCCATTCATTGATCCAAACTCGGAACATGCACCGAAGACGGGAGATTGTTGATGACAACTTGGCGGCAGAAGTAGTTGAAGAGATGGGAGATAGCATGTGGGAGCCTCCAGAG GTTCAGGAAGTGATTGATGAAATGGGCAATCCTGGGATTCCTTTAAGTGTCATATCCAAGGCTGCTGAAATTCAGCTTCTTCATGCTGTCGACAAGGTTTTTCTCGGAAATAGATGGCTGCGGAAAGCAACTGGAATCCAACCAAAATTTCCTTATATAGTTGACTCATTTGAGAAAAG GAGTACCGCTTCTTTCTTGAGAGCAAGCAAATCTTCCAACCTCATTGAAGACTGTAATTTAGGAAACAGTAGCATGTCGCTTCAGTGCCTTGACAAGTCAGAGGATCATATGAAAGATAATATCTCTGCTGAGCAGGAAAAAAAGCTGGACTCTCAACTTCCATTCCATGATTGGTTGGCTCTTCCATGGTTGAAGGAACGGCAGAAGCTCCCAACATTAGAAGATAAAAA AGAGAAGATTGCCACTGAGTCTAGGAGACAACAACTACAGTCATCTCCTCTTCTTCCGAAGATTACTATGGTTGGTATCTCAGCAGGAGAGGCAGGGCAGATGAACAAGGCCACATTAAAAAAGACAATGGAGGATCTAACAAAAGAATTAGAAAGGATGGATCCGTCAAATCAGCCAGGAACTGTTAGTAACGAACTTAAAATCGAAGAGAGAGATCCTCTTTTTGTGGCAAATATTGGTGATTATGTAAAAGCTGGTTCAGCTAGATTGATTAGGAGAGAAGCCAACTAG